A single region of the Raphanus sativus cultivar WK10039 chromosome 1, ASM80110v3, whole genome shotgun sequence genome encodes:
- the LOC108809467 gene encoding developmentally-regulated G-protein 1 yields MGIIERIKEIEAEMARTQKNKATEYHLGQLKAKIAKLRTQLLEPPKGASGGGEGFEVTKYGHGRVALIGFPSVGKSTLLTMLTGTHSEAASYEFTTLTCIPGVIHYNDTKIQLLDLPGIIEGASEGKGRGRQVIAVAKSSDLVLMVLDASKSEGHRQILTKELEAVGLRLNKKPPQIYFKKKKTGGISFNTTAPLTHIDEKLCYQILHEYKIHNAEVLFRENATVDDFIDVIEGNRKYIRCVYVYNKIDVVGIDDVDRLARQPNSIVISCNLKLNLDRLLARMWDEMGLVRVYSKPQGQQPDFDEPFVLSSDRGGCTVEDFCNHVHRTLVKDMKYALVWGTSARHNPQNCGLSQHLEDEDVVQIVKKKERDEGGRGRFKSHSNAPARIADREKKAPLKQ; encoded by the exons ATGGGGATCATCGAAAGGATTAAAGAAATTGAGGCCGAGATGGCTCGGACCCAGAAGAATAAAGCTAcag AGTATCATCTTGGTCAACTCAAGGCAAAGATTGCAAAGCTCAGGACACAACTGTTGGAGCCTCCAAAA GGTGCTAGTGGAGGTGGGGAAGGTTTTGAAGTCACCAAGTATGGTCATGGACGTGTTGCACTTATAGGATTTCCAAG TGTTGGAAAGTCCACGCTTCTGACAATGTTAACTGGAACGCATTCAGAAGCAGCCTCATATGAGTTTACAACACTTACGTGTATCCCTGGAGTAATTCACTACAATGACACGAAGATTCAGCTTCTTGATCTTCCTGGTATCATTGAAGGTGCTTCTGAAGGAAAGGGGCGAGGAAGGCAG GTTATTGCTGTTGCAAAGTCTTCCGATCTTGTATTGATGGTTCTTGATGCCTCAAAG AGTGAAGGCCACAGGCAAATTCTGACTAAGGAACTTGAGGCAGTGGGCTTGCGGCTAAACAAAAAGCCTCCACAG ATATActttaagaagaaaaagaccGGTGGAATCTCTTTCAACACTACAGCACCCTTGACTCACATTGATGAGAAGCTATGTTATCAAATCCTGCATGAATACAAAATCCACAATGCTGAG GTGCTATTCCGTGAGAATGCCACAGTGGATGACTTTATCGATGTCATTGAAGGCAATCGCAAATATATCAGGTGTGTGTATGTCTACAACAAAATTGATGTTGTTGGAATTGATGATGTGGATAGACTAGCACGGCAGCCAAATTCCATCGTTATTAGCTGTAATCTTAAG CTAAACTTAGACAGACTACTTGCAAGGATGTGGGACGAAATGGGACTTGTGAGAGTTTACTCGAAGCCTCAGGGCCAGCAACCAGATTTCGATGAGCCTTTTGTCCTCTCATCT GATCGAGGTGGTTGCACGGTTGAAGACTTCTGTAACCACGTCCACAGGACATTGGTGAAGGATATGAAGTATGCTCTTGTGTGGGGCACAAGCGCAAGGCACAATCCTCAGAATTGTGGTCTTTCTCAGCATCTTGAAGACGAAGATGTTGTTCAGATTGTCAAGAAAAAG GAGAGAGACGAAGGAGGAAGAGGCCGGTTCAAGTCACACTCTAATGCCCCTGCTAGAATTGCAGACCGAGAGAAGAAAGCTCCTCTTAAGCAATAA